A window of the Spirochaetota bacterium genome harbors these coding sequences:
- a CDS encoding tRNA threonylcarbamoyladenosine dehydratase yields MDSNNQYFKRFSRTSLLIGQDNLEKLLTSTVCIAGLGGVGGYAFEAIVRAGVGTVHIIDFDAVDLSNCNRQILATDSTLGLPKVDVAQRRAKDINPDIIIHKHHIQITPHNVARLFQHRFDFVIDAIDDVAAKVALIEYLYTNKMPFISCTGAARAFDPLSLRISDISNSQYCPLARVIRKRLKERHITKGVPCVYFHEERGSIRCDSDKENVPGSLSYMPGIMGLAAAGFAIKHLTGKV; encoded by the coding sequence ATGGACAGTAATAATCAATATTTTAAACGTTTTTCACGCACTTCACTGCTTATTGGACAAGACAATCTGGAAAAACTTTTAACATCAACAGTGTGTATTGCAGGACTTGGAGGTGTAGGCGGGTATGCATTTGAAGCAATAGTGCGTGCCGGTGTAGGAACAGTTCATATTATTGATTTTGACGCTGTTGATTTATCTAATTGTAACAGGCAGATTTTAGCTACAGACAGCACATTAGGATTGCCAAAAGTAGATGTGGCCCAAAGGCGAGCAAAGGATATTAATCCAGATATTATCATCCATAAACATCATATACAAATTACGCCTCATAATGTGGCACGTCTATTTCAACATCGTTTTGATTTTGTAATAGATGCTATTGATGATGTTGCTGCAAAAGTGGCTTTGATTGAATACCTGTATACCAATAAGATGCCATTTATAAGCTGTACGGGTGCTGCAAGAGCGTTTGATCCTTTAAGTTTACGGATAAGCGATATCAGTAATAGCCAGTATTGCCCACTTGCTCGTGTTATTAGAAAGCGGCTGAAAGAAAGACATATCACTAAAGGAGTTCCCTGTGTTTATTTTCACGAGGAAAGGGGAAGCATCAGATGTGATTCGGATAAAGAAAATGTTCCTGGCAGCTTATCATATATGCCAGGGATTATGGGGTTGGCTGCAGCTGGTTTTGCAATAAAGCATTTAACAGGCAAAGTATAA